Proteins co-encoded in one Dama dama isolate Ldn47 chromosome 2, ASM3311817v1, whole genome shotgun sequence genomic window:
- the C2H11orf24 gene encoding uncharacterized protein C11orf24 homolog, protein MWTALVLVWVSSWSLSESLHALEHPFLNRTWDHSETNSSVETVTGVLNRTAERMTPATPSPITPTRGTWGGDHTSPAVTAGTTHRTDVGTSATAGGTRAGAASRVPTPPAPVSAWRTPPSPGTRAPGNSSSRPATAIPPATPTLATSAQPAAATHTGVSSPAGSPGPPGPTASLSTASLTPSSPRVPNVSVQGPTVQAPTPRTVDDTSQRPTPTLLNTTPEPASPSAASVSTTVGTTTKAPELTVSTAAAPTPHTSPAPAVEATTPTTRPSPATSTPGAPEPGTTQTPEQAKPVATPGTTSPGPTPGDSKVPPTDSCQPSTQGRYLVASSEPLTLSSVNRSFLLAVLLLGVTLFITVLILFALQAYESYRKKDYTQVDYLINGMYADSEM, encoded by the exons ATGTGGACAGCCCTCGTGCTCGTTTGGGTTTCCTCCTGGTCCTTATCTGAGAGCCTGCACGCATTGGAGCATCCAT TCCTCAACCGGACGTGGGACCATTCAGAGACAAACTCATCCGTGGAAACAGTGACCGGAGTCTTGAACAGAACAGCTGAAAGAATGACCCCAGCGACACCGTCTCCCATCACACCAACCAGAGGGACTTGGGGAGGCGACCACACCTCTCCTGCAGTCACAGCGGGGACAACACACAGGACAGACGTGGGCACTTCCGCGACAGCTGGAGGGACCCGGGCTGGAGCTGCCTCCAGGGTGCCCACGCCGCCCGCCCCGGTGTCTGCCTGGAGGACCCCGCCCTCACCCGGCACGCGGGCGCCTGGCAACAGCTCGTCTAGGCCAGCGACAGCCATCCCACCCGCCACACCCACACTGGCCACGAGTGCCCAGCCCGCCGCCGCGACCCACACCGGTGTCAGCAGCCCCGCAGGCTCACCCGGTCCTCCCGGGCCCACTGCCAGCCTCTCCACAGCCAGCCTGACGCCCTCGAGTCCCCGAGTACCCAATGTGTCTGTGCAGGGCCCCACCGTCCAGGCACCGACGCCCCGGACTGTGGATGACACGTCCCAGAGGCCCACACCCACCCTCTTAAACACAACCCCGGAGCCCGCCTCCCCATCTGCGGCTTCCGTGTCCACAACCGTGGGCACCACAACCAAGGCCCCCGAGCTGACCGTCAGCACAGCGGCAGCACCCACACCTCACACCAGCCCGGCCCCCGCGGTGGAGGCCACAACCCCCACGACACGGCCCAGCCCTGCCACATCCACGCCGGGGGCCCCAGAGCCGGGCACAACTCAGACGCCGGAGCAGGCCAAGCCTGTGGCCACACCTGGTACTACTTCCCCAGGGCCGACCCCCGGGGACTCCAAGGTGCCACCCACAGACTCGTGCCAGCCCAGCACCCAGGGCCGGTACCTGGTGGCCTCCAGCGAGCCCCTGACCCTGTCCTCCGTGAACAGAAGCTTCCTCCTGGCGGTGCTCTTGCTGGGGGTCACCCTCTTCATCACGGTCCTGATCCTGTTCGCCCTGCAGGCCTACGAGAGCTACAGGAAGAAGGACTACACGCAGGTGGACTATCTCATCAACGGCATGTACGCCGATTCTGAGATGTGA